The Novipirellula caenicola genome window below encodes:
- a CDS encoding DUF2309 domain-containing protein, translated as MQDVSADVGSDHDVHATPRSDRASAILSAIQHAVHYLPSQGPISVFVHHNTLHSFEEMPFEEAVIRGGKLYGCEPYLSEERYRDEINCGRISVDDLRHVLMDELDEDADNLVASFGTRYTLRLAMLQMTLHTAPDAELRWLLAESDLLRRFSREVSPPRREQVIQRTRNWVLRNREHHAANPRGESPATALPQIVEEVISDCGGNDLHAWSDSQWEAFVLQLMWAVCHRGVEAADLDSGVEHEPARLRDMLVEISGDDIDVIVNEVLIRFCGAFLDQGLADWSLPDRELGFAKAFASLYQNALTIKPVWMEGLQQVLAAILEKPFDPIDSIAQSLDALGVHADQIDEKIEMTLLSLRGWAGMIWQMEANAPWLPKPAATGTLNEYLAIRLLLERHAIAAVGKLRFGTSEIEQIHRIASEKWQRKAGPSTEQRCYSVFQLAQAGGWIPEQLIDMSQPQWKCLIREVESFSSVERRRILHLAYERHYHLATLHAVATHSQRASETNQTTPPTPAYLAIFCIDDREESFRRHLEEVDPDCQTASAAGFFAVAMYYQGADHAHFRPLCPNIITPKHYVLEEPTFSTITSSERRAHRRRQIGRMTHQVHASSRTMVGGWVTGVFGAVATFPMVARILAPRLTSQIRKSFGTFVRPPATELHLERITEEPGPDADSLGYSLQEMAGIVVRILQDIGMVRDFPPIMLFFGHGSSSLNNPHESAYNCGACSGGRGGPNARAFAMMANDPRVRKLTAAQGVEIPDEVRFVGAYHNTCNDHVEYYDLDLLPRTHRPLFRRIEQSVNETRARVAHERARKFESAPLDLTPREALEHVEQRAEDLSQARPEYNHATNALTFVGRRQWSRGLFLDRRAFVTSYDPRIDDEQASILTRILSAAIPVCAGINLEYYFSTVDTEGYGCGSKLPHNVASMIGVMTGAASDLRPGLSQQMVEIHEPMRMLFVIETTPEKMDRIIQSNPGIARLVKGNWIKLALIDPETMAITRYVDGQYEPYLPESSSLPEVESSIDWYRGKRGTLGFASVIDPASRRTDIAVP; from the coding sequence ATGCAAGATGTGTCAGCGGACGTCGGCTCGGATCACGATGTGCATGCCACGCCACGTTCGGACCGAGCATCTGCAATCTTGTCGGCGATCCAACATGCGGTGCACTACTTGCCGTCGCAGGGCCCGATCTCGGTGTTCGTGCACCATAACACACTGCATTCATTCGAAGAGATGCCGTTCGAAGAAGCGGTGATTCGAGGTGGAAAACTGTACGGTTGCGAACCGTATCTTTCGGAAGAACGATATCGAGACGAGATCAATTGCGGACGCATCTCGGTCGACGATCTTCGTCACGTGTTGATGGACGAATTGGACGAGGATGCGGACAATTTGGTCGCCAGCTTCGGGACGCGATACACGTTGCGATTGGCGATGTTGCAAATGACGCTGCACACGGCCCCCGATGCTGAATTGCGTTGGTTGCTTGCCGAAAGCGATTTGCTTCGGCGATTCAGCCGCGAGGTATCGCCACCGCGACGTGAGCAGGTGATTCAGCGAACCCGAAATTGGGTACTACGTAATCGCGAACACCATGCCGCAAATCCACGGGGCGAATCGCCGGCCACCGCGCTGCCCCAAATCGTCGAGGAAGTGATTAGCGATTGCGGAGGAAATGACCTGCACGCGTGGTCGGACAGTCAATGGGAAGCGTTTGTGCTGCAATTGATGTGGGCGGTTTGCCACCGCGGTGTCGAAGCCGCGGATCTTGATTCCGGCGTCGAACACGAGCCGGCCCGGTTGCGAGATATGCTGGTCGAGATCAGCGGCGATGACATCGACGTGATCGTCAACGAAGTGTTGATTCGGTTTTGCGGCGCGTTCCTTGATCAAGGGTTGGCCGATTGGTCGCTACCGGATCGTGAACTGGGGTTCGCCAAGGCGTTTGCATCGCTGTACCAGAATGCATTGACAATCAAACCGGTTTGGATGGAAGGCTTGCAACAGGTATTGGCTGCAATCCTCGAGAAACCGTTCGACCCGATCGATTCCATTGCTCAATCCTTGGACGCATTAGGAGTTCATGCGGACCAGATTGATGAAAAAATCGAGATGACACTTTTGTCGCTGCGTGGTTGGGCGGGGATGATCTGGCAGATGGAAGCCAATGCACCGTGGCTACCGAAACCGGCGGCCACCGGAACACTAAACGAGTATTTGGCAATTCGTCTGCTGTTAGAGCGACATGCGATTGCAGCTGTGGGCAAGCTGCGGTTTGGCACGAGCGAGATCGAACAGATTCATCGCATCGCCAGCGAGAAGTGGCAGCGAAAAGCCGGACCGTCCACCGAGCAGCGATGTTACTCGGTGTTTCAGCTAGCGCAAGCCGGTGGCTGGATTCCCGAGCAACTGATTGACATGTCCCAGCCGCAGTGGAAATGTTTGATTCGCGAGGTCGAATCGTTTTCGTCGGTCGAGCGTCGCCGCATCTTGCACCTTGCCTATGAACGGCACTACCACCTCGCCACACTCCATGCGGTGGCGACGCATTCGCAACGTGCTAGCGAGACAAACCAGACAACGCCGCCGACACCGGCCTACCTTGCAATCTTTTGTATCGATGACCGCGAAGAGTCATTTCGTCGTCATTTAGAAGAGGTCGATCCCGATTGCCAAACCGCGTCCGCGGCTGGATTCTTTGCAGTTGCGATGTATTACCAAGGGGCTGACCATGCCCATTTTCGACCACTGTGTCCGAACATCATCACCCCGAAACACTACGTGCTCGAAGAGCCGACCTTTTCGACGATCACGTCCAGCGAGCGGCGAGCGCATCGTCGTCGCCAAATCGGGCGGATGACGCATCAGGTGCACGCCAGCAGTCGCACGATGGTCGGCGGCTGGGTGACCGGCGTATTCGGAGCCGTCGCCACGTTCCCCATGGTCGCACGGATCTTGGCGCCCCGTTTGACCTCGCAGATTCGCAAATCCTTTGGCACCTTTGTGCGTCCCCCCGCCACCGAATTGCATCTTGAACGGATCACCGAGGAACCAGGGCCTGATGCGGATTCACTCGGCTACAGTCTGCAGGAGATGGCCGGGATCGTGGTTCGCATTTTGCAAGACATCGGGATGGTCCGCGATTTCCCGCCGATCATGTTGTTCTTTGGTCACGGCAGCAGCAGTTTAAACAATCCGCATGAGTCGGCTTACAATTGTGGTGCTTGCAGCGGAGGTCGCGGCGGTCCCAATGCACGTGCCTTTGCGATGATGGCCAATGACCCTCGCGTGCGTAAGTTGACTGCGGCCCAAGGCGTCGAAATCCCGGACGAGGTTCGTTTTGTCGGAGCGTATCACAATACATGCAACGACCACGTCGAGTATTACGACCTCGATTTGCTGCCCCGGACGCACCGCCCTCTTTTTCGCCGAATCGAGCAAAGCGTGAATGAAACGCGGGCACGCGTCGCCCACGAACGAGCGCGAAAATTTGAATCCGCGCCGCTGGATTTGACTCCGCGTGAAGCACTCGAACATGTGGAACAACGTGCCGAGGATCTGTCGCAAGCCCGTCCCGAATACAATCACGCCACCAATGCGTTGACGTTTGTCGGGCGTCGCCAATGGAGCCGCGGGTTGTTTTTGGACCGCCGTGCGTTTGTGACCTCGTATGATCCACGGATTGACGATGAACAGGCATCGATCTTGACTCGAATCTTGTCGGCGGCGATCCCCGTCTGTGCAGGTATCAATTTGGAATACTATTTTTCCACCGTCGACACCGAGGGGTATGGTTGCGGGTCCAAGTTGCCGCACAACGTCGCATCGATGATCGGGGTCATGACGGGGGCCGCCAGCGATTTGCGGCCGGGATTGTCGCAGCAGATGGTTGAAATTCATGAACCCATGCGAATGTTGTTTGTGATCGAGACCACTCCGGAAAAGATGGATCGAATCATCCAATCCAATCCTGGGATTGCACGGCTTGTCAAAGGCAACTGGATCAAACTGGCGCTGATTGATCCCGAAACCATGGCGATCACTCGCTATGTCGACGGGCAATACGAACCCTATCTGCCCGAGTCATCGTCGCTGCCGGAGGTCGAATCGTCGATCGATTGGTACCGCGGAAAACGCGGGACGCTTGGATTTGCCTCGGTCATCGACCCGGCATCGCGTCGAACGGACATCGCGGTTCCTTAA
- a CDS encoding proton-conducting transporter membrane subunit — protein sequence MNVTETVFQTLGTAVVASPTILLATLGLAALIDRPFSETSVSRLTQAAVLFSLLPAIGILVLMLAVGTRYVPVEIGDWVAIEDVDLDFHFHLKFVFDRLSIPFLILSCVLCGVVGAFTRRYLHREQGYGRFFLYYAVFYCGMVISSLAGTIETLFVGWEMVGLSSALLVAYFHERENPVRNGQRVWSIYRLSDAAFLIAAITMHHMTGQGDFGGLMSSGVWPEGTAAVSSGQALLVGTLMLIAAAGKSALFPFSGWLPRAMEGPTPSSAIFYGALSVHLGVYLLLRMSPLLEASLTLQLMVITLGAVSAVCGALMSRVQSDIKVSLAYASLTQVGIIVMEIGLGFRYLALIHIIGHASLRTMQLLRAPTLLRDYNELENAIGARITQRQSGWTRMLPPSVHRWAYRFGFDRGFMDIALDKFVVRPFLALFLFFDSLERQVTDWLSKEASRESDDAALHPEESQRVA from the coding sequence ATGAACGTTACTGAAACGGTCTTCCAAACGCTTGGGACTGCCGTGGTCGCCAGCCCAACGATTCTGTTGGCCACCTTAGGATTGGCAGCGCTCATTGACCGACCATTCAGCGAGACCTCGGTTTCACGGTTGACCCAAGCGGCGGTGTTGTTTTCGTTGCTTCCGGCGATCGGCATCTTAGTGCTGATGTTGGCCGTGGGGACACGTTATGTGCCCGTTGAAATTGGGGATTGGGTCGCGATCGAAGATGTCGATCTCGATTTCCACTTTCACCTGAAGTTTGTTTTTGACCGGCTTAGCATCCCGTTTCTGATCCTGTCGTGTGTGTTGTGTGGCGTCGTCGGAGCGTTCACGCGACGCTATTTGCATCGCGAACAGGGCTACGGACGCTTCTTTCTGTACTACGCCGTGTTCTATTGCGGAATGGTGATTTCATCGTTGGCAGGCACGATCGAAACGTTGTTTGTCGGCTGGGAAATGGTCGGGTTATCCTCGGCATTGTTAGTCGCCTACTTTCATGAACGCGAGAACCCGGTCCGCAACGGACAACGGGTATGGTCGATCTACCGATTGTCGGACGCTGCGTTTTTGATTGCCGCGATCACGATGCATCACATGACAGGACAGGGTGATTTTGGCGGTTTGATGAGCTCGGGAGTATGGCCCGAAGGAACTGCCGCAGTAAGTTCAGGACAAGCCTTGCTGGTCGGCACGTTGATGCTGATTGCGGCTGCTGGCAAATCCGCGTTGTTTCCGTTTTCGGGTTGGTTGCCGCGAGCGATGGAAGGCCCCACCCCATCAAGTGCGATTTTCTACGGTGCATTGTCTGTGCATCTGGGCGTCTATTTGTTGTTGCGGATGAGTCCCTTGCTGGAAGCGTCGCTGACCCTTCAGTTGATGGTGATCACGCTAGGTGCCGTTTCGGCGGTTTGTGGCGCGTTGATGTCACGCGTGCAAAGTGACATCAAAGTCTCGTTGGCGTACGCCTCGTTGACTCAGGTGGGGATCATCGTGATGGAAATCGGGCTTGGATTCCGCTATTTGGCGTTGATCCACATCATCGGACACGCCTCGCTTCGCACCATGCAATTGCTTCGTGCTCCCACGCTATTACGCGATTACAACGAGCTCGAAAATGCGATTGGCGCCCGGATCACCCAGCGGCAATCGGGATGGACGCGGATGTTGCCGCCGAGCGTACACCGCTGGGCTTATCGTTTCGGTTTTGATCGTGGGTTCATGGACATCGCACTCGACAAATTTGTCGTCCGTCCCTTTCTCGCCTTGTTTTTGTTTTTCGATTCGCTTGAACGCCAAGTCACCGACTGGCTTTCCAAAGAAGCGTCGCGTGAATCGGACGATGCCGCCTTGCACCCCGAAGAATCGCAGAGGGTCGCGTGA
- a CDS encoding proton-conducting transporter membrane subunit → MPELRFPWIEVSILVPLFGAVWVHLLGNSERSLRHCVVICAATFALTVGELIDFVSLGAFEAHDHWLFLDWLFNRDIFVVDELSAYQLALVALIFLVTVLSTLRTKAPRFSLKLALISESLMLATFSCRESWTLILLLVASTIPPYLELRKRERCTRIYRIHMGAFVAMLVIGWAWMSMIDVHSSAVFVPGAFLTTACLLRAGIFPLHLWMTDLFEKGTFGTAILFTTPLVGAYAVMRLILPIAPSWAMQSIAVLSLFTAVYAGGMALVQREARRMFCYLLLSQSSLVLVGLELVTPIGLTGALCLWVSVGMSLTGFGITLRCIEARISRISLADFHGLYQQMPILSGFFLLTGLASIGFPATVGFVGMELLIEGAVDVYPFVGSMVVIAAALNGIAVLFAYFRIFTGRHNRTLIPMHARPAEKFAVLVLSVLILGGGLYPQPGVASRYHAAKELTRQRQNNPMTVDPEYAAAPEMTDENAAENQSDDSITRVDRPLDPPPVSLAKQPRH, encoded by the coding sequence ATGCCAGAGTTACGTTTTCCATGGATCGAAGTTTCGATCCTCGTGCCACTGTTCGGAGCCGTTTGGGTTCATTTGCTAGGCAATTCAGAACGGTCGCTTCGTCACTGTGTGGTTATCTGCGCCGCGACGTTCGCGTTGACGGTCGGCGAGTTGATTGATTTTGTATCGCTGGGGGCATTTGAGGCGCATGACCATTGGCTGTTCTTGGATTGGTTGTTCAACCGGGACATTTTTGTGGTCGATGAGCTCAGTGCGTACCAGTTAGCATTGGTCGCGTTGATTTTCCTGGTCACCGTGTTATCGACACTGCGTACCAAGGCACCTCGATTTTCGCTCAAGCTGGCCCTGATTTCTGAATCATTGATGCTGGCCACGTTCAGTTGTCGCGAGTCTTGGACATTGATCTTGTTGTTGGTGGCCTCGACGATCCCGCCGTATTTGGAACTACGCAAACGCGAACGATGCACCCGAATCTATCGAATCCATATGGGCGCGTTTGTCGCCATGTTGGTCATCGGTTGGGCTTGGATGTCGATGATCGACGTGCACTCATCCGCGGTGTTCGTCCCCGGAGCGTTTTTGACGACGGCATGTCTGCTGCGAGCGGGGATTTTCCCGTTGCATCTTTGGATGACCGATCTTTTTGAAAAAGGCACCTTTGGCACTGCGATTTTGTTTACGACTCCGTTGGTCGGTGCGTATGCGGTGATGCGATTGATTCTGCCGATTGCCCCGTCATGGGCGATGCAAAGTATCGCGGTGCTGTCACTGTTTACGGCGGTCTATGCCGGGGGCATGGCATTGGTCCAACGCGAAGCACGCCGCATGTTTTGCTACTTGCTGCTAAGCCAATCGTCGTTGGTGTTGGTGGGCCTCGAATTGGTCACCCCGATCGGATTGACTGGTGCGCTGTGTTTGTGGGTTTCAGTCGGAATGTCATTGACCGGTTTTGGAATCACCCTGCGGTGCATCGAGGCACGCATTTCACGAATTTCACTAGCCGATTTCCATGGGCTCTATCAACAGATGCCCATTTTGTCTGGGTTCTTTTTGCTAACCGGGTTAGCTTCGATCGGGTTCCCCGCGACAGTGGGCTTTGTTGGCATGGAATTGTTGATCGAAGGGGCGGTCGACGTCTATCCGTTCGTTGGATCGATGGTGGTAATCGCCGCGGCACTCAATGGCATCGCCGTCCTGTTTGCCTACTTTCGGATCTTCACCGGACGTCACAATCGCACGCTGATCCCGATGCATGCTCGGCCCGCAGAAAAGTTTGCCGTCTTGGTGCTCAGCGTGCTGATCCTTGGCGGCGGTTTGTATCCACAACCGGGGGTGGCGTCACGGTATCACGCGGCAAAAGAGTTAACACGGCAACGGCAAAACAACCCGATGACTGTCGATCCCGAGTATGCCGCAGCACCGGAGATGACGGACGAAAACGCGGCTGAAAATCAGTCCGACGATTCGATTACCCGAGTGGACCGTCCACTGGATCCGCCTCCGGTTTCGCTGGCGAAACAGCCTCGTCACTAG